The Flammeovirgaceae bacterium genome contains a region encoding:
- a CDS encoding alpha-glucosidase, with protein sequence MATPWWTQAVIYQIYPRSFKDGNGDGVGDLRGIIEKLDYIKSLGVDAVWLNPIYRSPGVDGGYDISDYRAIDPQFGTMDDFDELLRGMHKRGIRLIMDIVVNHTSDQHPWFKESRKSVDNPYRSYYFWRKGKDDGPPNNWLSFFGGSAWQFDEPTGEYYLHLFSKEQPDINWENPAVRNEFKELMMFWLNKGVDGLRLDVITAISKRTDFPDSDTTDFNKTIERYYANGPRLKEFILEMREQVWNKFGCLTIGEGPGITPANAMDYIRPGYGLDMIFHFGHMFLDQGPGGRFDPVPWTLPEFKKLFATWDEALANGWGSIFLGNHDFARMVSRWGNDGTYHRQSAKLLLTLLLTMRGTPFIYQGDEIGMTNLVLNSIEEAVDVESRNSYEVARLAGKSEPEFLQSINYSGRDNARTPVQWDGSTYAGFSEYKPWMRINPNSVHINVDTEEADPDSILNYFRALLHLRKSTPALIGGKFDLVYPDDPLLFAYYRTLQKQKFFIALNFSDNEIAVPPSKGNVLIGNYPPKHELSTLRPWEALVIQL encoded by the coding sequence ATGGCCACACCGTGGTGGACACAAGCTGTAATTTATCAGATCTATCCGCGAAGTTTCAAAGATGGAAATGGCGATGGAGTGGGCGACCTTCGGGGTATAATTGAGAAGCTGGATTATATAAAGAGCCTTGGTGTTGATGCGGTATGGCTTAATCCCATTTACCGCTCTCCAGGAGTTGATGGTGGCTACGATATCAGTGATTACCGCGCTATCGATCCGCAGTTCGGTACCATGGATGATTTTGATGAGCTGCTTCGAGGCATGCATAAGCGAGGGATTCGTTTGATTATGGATATTGTAGTTAATCACACATCCGATCAACATCCCTGGTTTAAAGAATCACGGAAATCGGTTGATAACCCGTACAGGAGCTACTACTTCTGGAGGAAAGGTAAAGACGATGGTCCACCCAACAACTGGCTTTCTTTTTTTGGAGGCAGCGCCTGGCAGTTTGATGAGCCTACCGGTGAGTACTACCTTCATTTGTTTTCGAAAGAACAACCCGATATAAACTGGGAAAACCCTGCGGTTCGAAATGAATTTAAAGAACTGATGATGTTCTGGCTCAACAAGGGTGTGGATGGCCTGCGGCTTGACGTGATCACCGCCATCAGTAAACGAACGGATTTTCCTGATTCCGATACCACCGATTTTAATAAGACCATCGAACGCTATTATGCCAATGGGCCCCGTTTGAAAGAATTTATCCTGGAGATGCGGGAGCAAGTTTGGAATAAATTCGGCTGTTTAACCATAGGCGAGGGACCTGGAATAACACCCGCTAATGCAATGGATTATATTAGGCCAGGCTACGGTTTGGATATGATCTTTCACTTTGGCCACATGTTTCTCGATCAAGGCCCCGGAGGACGATTTGACCCGGTTCCATGGACGTTGCCGGAGTTTAAGAAACTATTTGCCACCTGGGACGAGGCACTGGCTAATGGCTGGGGAAGTATTTTTCTGGGCAATCACGATTTTGCCCGGATGGTTTCCAGGTGGGGAAATGACGGTACTTACCATCGGCAATCAGCAAAGCTGTTATTAACCTTATTGCTTACCATGCGGGGTACACCGTTTATTTATCAAGGCGATGAAATCGGTATGACTAACCTGGTACTCAATTCAATAGAAGAAGCCGTTGATGTTGAATCGCGTAACAGTTATGAAGTAGCCAGACTGGCCGGAAAAAGCGAACCAGAGTTTTTGCAAAGCATAAACTATTCTGGTCGGGATAATGCGCGTACACCGGTGCAATGGGATGGTTCAACGTATGCAGGATTTTCTGAATATAAACCATGGATGAGGATAAATCCGAATAGCGTACACATTAACGTTGATACAGAAGAAGCTGATCCTGATTCAATCTTAAATTACTTCCGAGCGTTGTTGCACTTGCGTAAATCAACCCCTGCATTAATAGGGGGTAAGTTTGACCTGGTCTATCCGGATGATCCGTTATTGTTTGCGTACTACCGTACCCTTCAAAAACAGAAATTTTTTATAGCGCTTAATTTTTCAGATAATGAAATTGCTGTGCCTCCTTCAAAAGGGAATGTGTTGATTGGAAATTACCCTCCGAAACATGAACTTTCTACACTCAGGCCATGGGAGGCCCTTGTTATACAGTTATGA
- a CDS encoding DUF3179 domain-containing protein has protein sequence MKKLFFAITLAMLMAVEIARVYYIMPFPGSQQQNSINLAYFLHNYINLFRLIGIAAIIYPAYSLINTGNRLGRWLIMLAIGLWLVVVYMFNFRMQADKMFYEPRTKKLAPVSENKVLPQQLIIGVTINNESKAYPIEIIGYHHQVRDSVGGVPVMVTYCTVCRTGRVFSPLVNGVPEIFRLAGMDHFNALFEDSRTRSWWRQANGEAIAGPLKGSQLSEIPSEQMTLAAWVARHPNTTILQPDKEFTDSYEKLANYDEGKSKSKLTGTDSVSWREKSWVVGIKLNNSARAYDWIELSKARLINDAFDGVFTLLALEPDSASFHVWLRPDSLNFILKDGVMTDKQTSSRWDWDGSCTEGALKGNRLTPVQSYQEFWHSWRTFNPSTTRYMVPN, from the coding sequence ATGAAAAAACTTTTTTTCGCCATAACGCTTGCCATGTTAATGGCTGTGGAAATAGCCCGTGTTTATTATATCATGCCCTTTCCCGGAAGCCAGCAGCAAAACTCTATTAACCTGGCGTATTTTCTCCATAATTACATTAATCTGTTCCGGCTTATTGGCATTGCTGCAATAATTTATCCCGCATATTCGCTCATAAACACCGGCAACCGATTAGGAAGATGGTTGATAATGCTGGCCATTGGTTTATGGCTTGTAGTGGTTTATATGTTCAACTTCAGGATGCAGGCCGATAAGATGTTTTACGAACCCAGAACAAAAAAGCTTGCCCCGGTTTCCGAGAATAAGGTATTACCACAGCAATTGATAATTGGGGTTACCATCAACAACGAATCAAAAGCTTATCCGATTGAAATCATCGGGTATCACCACCAGGTGCGCGACTCTGTTGGTGGTGTTCCGGTAATGGTAACCTATTGCACCGTTTGCCGTACAGGCCGTGTATTTAGTCCGCTCGTTAACGGTGTACCGGAAATATTCAGGCTGGCAGGCATGGATCATTTCAATGCCCTGTTTGAAGACAGCCGCACCAGGTCCTGGTGGCGACAGGCAAATGGCGAGGCGATTGCGGGCCCGCTGAAGGGAAGCCAACTCAGTGAAATTCCCTCCGAGCAAATGACACTTGCTGCCTGGGTAGCGCGGCATCCCAATACAACCATCCTTCAGCCCGATAAGGAATTCACTGATTCGTATGAAAAGCTTGCCAATTACGATGAAGGAAAGTCAAAGAGCAAGCTTACCGGTACCGATTCCGTTTCGTGGCGGGAAAAATCGTGGGTAGTTGGTATAAAACTTAACAACTCCGCCAGAGCATACGATTGGATTGAATTGAGCAAGGCGCGGCTAATTAATGATGCATTCGATGGTGTATTTACTTTACTGGCGCTTGAACCCGACTCCGCTTCTTTTCATGTTTGGCTGCGGCCTGATTCACTCAACTTTATACTTAAGGATGGTGTGATGACAGATAAACAGACCTCATCCAGGTGGGACTGGGATGGATCATGTACAGAAGGAGCATTGAAAGGCAACAGGCTCACACCGGTGCAGTCGTACCAGGAGTTCTGGCATTCGTGGCGAACGTTTAACCCCTCTACAACCCGGTATATGGTTCCAAACTGA
- a CDS encoding ROK family protein, which translates to MNRQLWGIDLGGTKIEGVILESADNPVVVYRNRLPTEAEKGYDHVINQIDALVNDMKRHAGFAPARIGIGTPGTIDPATRLLKNSNSVKLNDKPLKDDLENRLQLSVLMANDANCFALAETKMGVVHEVLPQAEVVFGVIIGTGVGGGIVVNGKVLNGLHGIAGEWGHNFLDESGGPCYCGKSGCVEKILAGPSLESFYQNLTGLKKTLKEIYILSQTGTDEAAVQTMQRLTHFFGLGLSVVLNILDPDVVVIGGGVGNIDAIYTAGVDSLRRHLFNNRLETPVLKPKLGDSAGVFGAAFLGQF; encoded by the coding sequence ATGAACCGGCAGCTTTGGGGCATTGACCTTGGAGGAACAAAAATTGAAGGTGTAATTCTGGAATCGGCTGACAATCCGGTAGTCGTTTATCGAAATCGTTTACCTACCGAAGCGGAAAAAGGATATGATCATGTAATTAATCAAATCGATGCCCTTGTAAATGACATGAAACGCCATGCCGGATTTGCTCCCGCACGGATTGGCATCGGCACACCGGGCACCATCGACCCGGCCACACGGTTGCTTAAAAACAGTAACTCGGTGAAACTGAATGACAAACCGCTTAAAGATGATTTGGAAAACCGGTTGCAACTTTCGGTATTGATGGCCAACGATGCCAATTGTTTTGCCCTGGCTGAAACAAAAATGGGAGTAGTACACGAGGTTCTTCCACAGGCTGAGGTAGTATTTGGGGTAATAATCGGTACCGGAGTGGGGGGAGGCATTGTTGTGAATGGCAAAGTGCTAAACGGCCTCCACGGCATTGCAGGCGAATGGGGCCATAATTTTTTAGATGAATCAGGCGGGCCTTGTTATTGCGGTAAATCGGGTTGTGTTGAAAAGATTTTGGCCGGGCCTTCCTTGGAAAGTTTTTATCAAAACCTTACCGGCTTAAAAAAGACCTTAAAAGAGATTTACATTCTTTCGCAAACCGGCACAGACGAGGCTGCGGTTCAAACCATGCAGCGATTAACTCATTTTTTTGGCCTGGGCCTTAGTGTTGTATTGAATATCCTTGACCCCGATGTTGTGGTAATCGGAGGTGGTGTTGGTAATATCGATGCAATTTATACGGCAGGTGTTGACTCCTTGCGCAGGCACCTGTTTAATAACCGCCTGGAAACTCCCGTGTTGAAGCCGAAACTTGGCGACAGCGCTGGAGTTTTTGGGGCCGCATTTTTAGGTCAGTTTTAG
- a CDS encoding MFS transporter, protein MIKPRLSFWQIINMNVGFFGIQYSFGLQQSAVNPIYDFLGATPDQIPILNLAGPVTGLVVQPIIGALSDKTWSPRWGRRHPYFLVGAIICSIALFIYPFSSSLWMAAGLLWILDVGNNTAMEPYRAFIADRLPADQQRLGFQAQSFFTGFGQTLANLSLFAFPIIIIGKTGAIPNWVFASFFFGSFCSVASVIWSIRTTPELPPDETDLAQIRSQKLNLLSPFKDIFSAIRHMPAIMWQLALVYLFQWYALFCYWQNASKSVALSVFGITPSSDPAMYEQAVSLTGLVNGWYNIVTFATAFGLAWLARKYSPKYIHLGCLVLAGTGFIFFPFIESKELLFVAITGFGIGWASMMGIPYLLVVGSIPKERYGVYMGIINTMIVVPMILQNLTFGFFLKNYLNNDPRNAVLTAGILLLMAAVALLRIKPVASSRQQTQVIGAGGH, encoded by the coding sequence ATGATTAAACCCCGCCTTTCCTTCTGGCAAATCATCAACATGAATGTTGGTTTCTTCGGTATCCAATACTCCTTTGGTTTGCAGCAAAGTGCGGTTAATCCCATTTACGATTTTCTGGGCGCTACCCCTGATCAGATTCCGATACTGAACCTGGCGGGTCCGGTAACCGGTTTGGTGGTGCAGCCGATTATCGGTGCCCTCAGCGATAAAACCTGGAGCCCACGGTGGGGCAGAAGACACCCGTATTTTCTGGTGGGTGCCATTATTTGCAGCATAGCACTGTTTATTTACCCGTTCAGCAGTTCACTTTGGATGGCGGCCGGGTTACTATGGATTTTGGATGTTGGAAACAATACGGCTATGGAACCGTACCGCGCTTTTATTGCCGATCGGCTGCCGGCTGATCAGCAGCGATTGGGGTTCCAGGCACAGAGTTTTTTTACCGGGTTTGGTCAGACCCTCGCCAATCTTTCACTGTTTGCGTTCCCTATTATTATTATTGGTAAAACCGGAGCCATTCCCAATTGGGTTTTCGCTTCTTTCTTTTTTGGCTCTTTTTGCTCGGTAGCTTCCGTTATATGGAGCATCCGAACCACCCCGGAACTGCCTCCCGATGAGACCGACCTTGCTCAAATACGTTCGCAGAAATTAAACCTGCTCAGCCCGTTCAAAGATATTTTTTCAGCCATCCGCCACATGCCCGCCATCATGTGGCAGCTTGCCTTAGTTTACTTGTTTCAATGGTATGCTTTGTTTTGTTACTGGCAAAATGCATCCAAGAGTGTGGCCCTTTCTGTTTTTGGAATAACGCCTTCATCCGACCCGGCTATGTACGAGCAGGCTGTCAGCCTTACGGGATTGGTAAACGGGTGGTATAATATTGTAACCTTTGCAACTGCGTTTGGTTTGGCCTGGCTGGCCAGGAAGTACAGCCCCAAATACATCCACCTGGGGTGCCTGGTACTTGCAGGCACAGGCTTTATCTTCTTTCCGTTTATAGAATCAAAAGAACTTTTGTTTGTGGCGATTACCGGTTTCGGAATCGGCTGGGCAAGCATGATGGGTATTCCGTACCTGTTGGTGGTGGGTTCTATTCCTAAAGAGCGTTACGGAGTTTATATGGGCATTATCAATACTATGATTGTTGTGCCCATGATTTTGCAAAATCTTACGTTTGGTTTTTTTCTTAAAAATTACCTTAATAACGATCCGCGAAACGCGGTACTGACGGCCGGCATCCTGCTGTTAATGGCAGCCGTTGCATTGCTTCGCATTAAGCCGGTTGCTTCTTCACGTCAGCAAACTCAGGTTATAGGCGCGGGAGGACATTAA
- a CDS encoding carbohydrate kinase family protein, which produces MKRIAVVGPIPRDHIVTHTGDLIQKWGCVAHPVIALSVLAGGKIEIIPVSHVRQVDVDNVKEVFKGYLGINLNHITARNDQGDIISLKFIDINNRLERQTGFMDPIVPADMKKLLNCQVFVFVPISDYEVSLETLRYLKAKSKGLIIFDAHGPTTACLFNGERQRKFWIDRDQWLPYIDVLKMNLEEAQASWFKKEYESTDLAGRQPDRDELRAFAVHCLDKGVKCVYITLDSRGCLVYFIERKRLREELVPAITVNHVIDTTGCGDSFAGGLGFGLLQKRKDYLGAARFANALGALRTQGKTFGVFKPLAETMQIIRQGYVQVPVK; this is translated from the coding sequence ATGAAACGCATAGCCGTAGTTGGACCCATCCCCCGTGACCATATTGTTACCCATACCGGTGACCTGATACAAAAGTGGGGGTGTGTCGCCCATCCGGTCATCGCCTTGTCGGTGCTGGCTGGTGGAAAAATTGAAATTATTCCGGTCAGTCATGTTCGCCAAGTTGATGTTGACAATGTAAAAGAAGTATTTAAGGGCTACCTCGGAATAAACCTTAATCACATTACCGCCAGAAACGATCAGGGCGACATTATAAGCCTGAAGTTTATAGACATAAATAACCGGCTTGAGCGCCAAACCGGGTTCATGGATCCGATCGTGCCGGCTGACATGAAAAAATTATTGAATTGTCAGGTTTTTGTTTTTGTGCCTATTAGCGATTACGAAGTATCCCTTGAAACACTCAGGTATCTTAAAGCGAAAAGCAAAGGCCTGATTATATTTGATGCTCACGGCCCAACCACCGCCTGTTTATTCAATGGCGAACGTCAGCGAAAATTCTGGATAGATCGGGACCAGTGGCTACCCTACATCGATGTACTGAAAATGAACCTTGAAGAAGCGCAGGCTTCCTGGTTTAAAAAGGAGTATGAATCGACTGATCTGGCTGGCCGGCAGCCTGACAGGGATGAACTTCGGGCGTTTGCTGTACATTGCCTGGACAAAGGAGTTAAGTGTGTTTACATCACCCTGGATTCCAGAGGATGCCTTGTCTATTTTATTGAGCGCAAACGTTTGCGCGAAGAATTGGTACCTGCCATAACGGTTAATCATGTTATTGATACAACGGGTTGTGGCGATTCCTTTGCCGGGGGCCTTGGCTTTGGCTTGCTGCAAAAGCGGAAGGATTACCTGGGTGCGGCCCGCTTTGCGAATGCTTTAGGCGCCTTGCGTACACAAGGAAAAACATTCGGAGTTTTTAAGCCGCTTGCCGAAACTATGCAAATCATCCGGCAAGGATATGTGCAGGTGCCGGTTAAATAA
- a CDS encoding glycoside hydrolase family 65 protein produces MIRLVAILCIFYSHLCAQSDWNITATTINPANYYGVTVANGMIGLVSSPEPMKVKDVVLNGVYDYYQRGRVSNILKSFNHVNMNLDVDGVRISRKDVSDYRQELDMKRAVLTTRFEVSDKVNVTHSLMALRHLPYTALSTVTISAKKNVRISPMSVIEAPDHLTDVRNYYSEIDRPHVKIPLLTSVARSPSGKHVVAASTSFIFNEPHGKEPDVIHEDWDYNMHLAKFTKELNAGESYSFSVVSSVTSTAHYGDPHNEAERLTIFAVLERTERLMNLHKEAWNKLWQSDIVVAGDPQAQKDIRFALYHLFSFAREGTAYSLSPMGLSGLGYNGHVFWDTELWMYPPLLVLQPEIAKSLLEYRYQRLSAAKQNAFSHGYNGAMFPWESSAEGSEDTPVWALTGPFQHHITGCVGWAFWKYYQVTKDKAWLRERGYPVLKEVADFWASRVERKGPGRFEINNVIGANEWQENINNNAFTNGMARTVLRYATQAAKELGVVPDPDWEHVAQNIPILKFPDGTTRENETYNGEMIKQADVNLLAFPLEVISDRTQIEKDLSYYETRMSPEGPAMGFAVLATLYARLGKPDKAYNIFLKSYKPNEVPPFGVLAETAGGSNPYFATGAGGMLQTVLFGFAGLQISDTGISQRKIPLPSGWRSVEVRGVGINKIAIVQK; encoded by the coding sequence ATGATTCGCCTTGTTGCAATACTCTGCATTTTTTATTCACACCTGTGTGCGCAGTCTGATTGGAACATTACGGCAACCACTATTAACCCAGCCAACTATTACGGAGTTACCGTAGCCAATGGCATGATTGGCCTGGTATCCTCGCCTGAACCAATGAAGGTAAAAGATGTAGTGCTCAATGGTGTTTATGATTATTACCAGCGCGGCCGCGTATCTAACATCCTCAAATCCTTCAATCATGTAAATATGAACCTCGATGTGGATGGGGTTCGCATTTCCCGTAAGGATGTTTCAGATTACCGCCAGGAACTGGATATGAAAAGGGCAGTGCTAACCACCCGATTTGAAGTGAGTGACAAAGTAAATGTAACCCACTCTCTGATGGCGCTTAGACACTTGCCATACACCGCTTTGAGCACAGTTACCATTTCGGCAAAGAAAAATGTGCGTATAAGCCCGATGAGTGTAATTGAGGCACCCGACCACCTTACCGATGTTAGAAACTATTACAGCGAAATTGACAGGCCGCATGTTAAAATACCGTTGCTCACTTCGGTAGCCAGAAGTCCTTCTGGTAAGCATGTTGTTGCGGCCAGTACTAGTTTTATATTTAATGAGCCCCACGGCAAGGAACCGGATGTTATTCACGAAGATTGGGACTACAACATGCATCTTGCTAAGTTTACGAAGGAACTTAATGCGGGTGAGTCATATAGTTTTAGTGTAGTTTCTTCGGTAACTTCTACTGCTCACTATGGCGATCCGCACAACGAAGCTGAACGCCTTACTATTTTTGCAGTGCTTGAACGCACCGAGCGACTGATGAACCTTCATAAAGAAGCCTGGAATAAACTCTGGCAAAGCGATATTGTAGTTGCCGGTGATCCGCAGGCTCAGAAAGACATCCGGTTTGCATTGTATCATTTGTTTTCCTTTGCCCGCGAGGGTACAGCGTACAGCCTTTCGCCTATGGGCCTCAGTGGTTTGGGGTATAACGGTCATGTTTTCTGGGATACTGAGTTGTGGATGTATCCGCCATTGCTCGTGCTTCAGCCTGAAATAGCGAAGTCCTTATTAGAATACAGGTACCAGCGGTTAAGTGCTGCAAAGCAAAATGCCTTTTCGCATGGCTATAACGGAGCCATGTTCCCGTGGGAGTCATCAGCAGAAGGATCGGAAGATACACCCGTGTGGGCCCTGACCGGGCCTTTTCAACACCATATTACGGGTTGCGTTGGCTGGGCTTTTTGGAAATACTATCAGGTGACCAAAGATAAGGCGTGGCTTCGCGAGCGGGGGTATCCAGTTTTAAAAGAGGTGGCTGATTTCTGGGCAAGCCGGGTTGAACGAAAAGGCCCCGGCCGCTTTGAAATCAACAATGTTATCGGTGCCAACGAATGGCAGGAGAATATTAACAATAACGCCTTTACTAATGGAATGGCCCGAACTGTTTTGCGTTATGCTACCCAGGCTGCAAAGGAGTTAGGCGTTGTTCCCGACCCGGATTGGGAGCATGTTGCCCAAAATATTCCTATTCTCAAGTTTCCGGATGGTACCACCCGCGAGAACGAGACTTACAACGGTGAAATGATAAAACAGGCTGATGTAAACCTGTTGGCATTTCCACTGGAAGTCATTTCCGATCGGACGCAAATTGAAAAGGACTTATCCTACTACGAGACAAGAATGTCGCCTGAAGGCCCCGCTATGGGATTTGCTGTTTTAGCAACGCTGTATGCCCGCCTTGGCAAGCCTGATAAAGCGTATAATATCTTCTTAAAAAGTTATAAACCCAACGAAGTACCGCCTTTTGGTGTGCTGGCCGAGACAGCCGGTGGATCCAATCCATACTTTGCTACGGGTGCCGGGGGTATGCTGCAAACGGTATTGTTCGGTTTTGCCGGACTTCAGATTTCGGACACCGGTATCAGCCAGCGGAAGATACCATTACCTTCTGGCTGGCGATCGGTAGAGGTAAGAGGAGTAGGTATTAATAAAATTGCAATTGTTCAAAAGTAG
- a CDS encoding vanadium-dependent haloperoxidase, which translates to MRVFRCFFLCVIFLTGCTTSNKNYQPAASNAEFLHRSIKAITDRIVHDIFSPPVASRIYAYTCVAAYEAVVPFHADLISLAGQVNGLNEVPQPEAGLEYAPTLASVQAALQVGRALIFSESDLDEFYNQVMSEFKQTGMPDAVFDRSVAYGKAVAKHILAWADKDNYKQSRSFPKFTITQDPARWRPTPPAYMDAVEPHWMTIRPFVLDSSTQFIPAPPIPFSTKKDSPFYKAAYAVYETGKNLTEEQRQIASFWDCNPFVMNVHGHVMFASKKISPGGHWINIVRVACTKKQADVATTAEVYARVALALADGFISCWDEKYRSNLVRPETYINQFIDQNWVPLLQTPPFPEHTSGHSVISTAAAVTLTDLFGDNFEFTDDTELEFGLGQRSFKSFVEASQEAAISRFYGGIHYRAAIDEGAKQGRKVGEWVVANITTRKKATAPVNP; encoded by the coding sequence ATGAGGGTGTTTAGGTGTTTTTTTTTATGTGTTATTTTTTTAACAGGCTGTACAACAAGCAACAAAAATTATCAACCCGCAGCCAGCAATGCTGAATTTTTGCATCGATCGATAAAGGCAATTACTGATCGTATTGTTCATGATATTTTCTCGCCACCGGTAGCCAGCCGCATTTATGCCTATACATGTGTGGCAGCCTATGAGGCAGTAGTTCCGTTTCATGCTGATTTAATTTCACTGGCTGGCCAGGTAAACGGTCTGAACGAAGTTCCTCAGCCCGAGGCCGGGCTTGAATATGCCCCCACACTGGCAAGCGTTCAGGCGGCACTGCAGGTTGGTAGGGCGCTGATCTTTTCCGAATCGGATCTGGATGAATTTTATAATCAGGTAATGAGCGAGTTTAAACAAACAGGTATGCCTGATGCTGTTTTTGATCGTTCGGTTGCTTATGGTAAGGCGGTAGCCAAGCACATACTGGCATGGGCCGATAAGGACAATTACAAGCAGTCAAGGTCATTTCCTAAATTCACCATTACCCAGGATCCGGCCCGCTGGCGGCCAACGCCTCCGGCTTATATGGATGCCGTTGAACCCCATTGGATGACCATCCGGCCTTTTGTGTTAGACTCATCCACCCAGTTTATTCCAGCTCCGCCAATCCCGTTCTCCACAAAAAAAGATAGTCCGTTCTACAAAGCTGCCTATGCGGTTTATGAAACAGGTAAAAATTTAACGGAAGAACAACGCCAGATTGCCTCCTTCTGGGACTGCAACCCCTTTGTAATGAATGTTCATGGACATGTAATGTTTGCTTCTAAGAAAATTTCTCCCGGTGGTCATTGGATAAACATCGTACGGGTTGCCTGTACCAAAAAGCAGGCTGATGTGGCAACCACTGCCGAAGTCTATGCCCGTGTTGCCCTGGCTCTTGCCGATGGGTTTATCAGTTGTTGGGATGAAAAATACCGAAGCAATCTGGTTCGACCGGAAACCTATATCAACCAGTTTATCGACCAGAACTGGGTACCCTTGCTTCAAACCCCGCCATTTCCTGAGCACACCAGCGGGCATAGTGTTATTTCAACTGCTGCAGCCGTAACGTTAACTGATCTTTTTGGCGATAATTTTGAATTTACCGATGATACCGAGCTTGAATTTGGTTTAGGCCAACGAAGTTTCAAATCCTTTGTTGAGGCCAGCCAGGAAGCGGCCATAAGCCGGTTTTACGGAGGAATACATTATAGGGCAGCTATTGATGAAGGTGCTAAACAGGGCCGTAAAGTTGGCGAATGGGTAGTTGCCAATATCACCACAAGAAAGAAGGCAACAGCACCAGTAAACCCTTAA